A DNA window from Drosophila pseudoobscura strain MV-25-SWS-2005 chromosome 2, UCI_Dpse_MV25, whole genome shotgun sequence contains the following coding sequences:
- the VhaAC39-2 gene encoding probable V-type proton ATPase subunit d 2 encodes MSLLFNTEWGYLEGITRGFKNGMLKHSDYLALTQCESLEDVMMNIQGTDYGNIFSNDRKFSVELIEKRLGEKLLNEFNYIRAHSTDPLSSFLEYIRYPYMIDNVALLIAGLNNNRPMKRLLEMCHPLGYFDQLAAIEVAMSSVELFNAVLIDTPLAKFIPPNFHEETFIEIDVEIVRGVLYRSYLESFYAFCKGLGGTTSNVMCKLLGFEADRRVITITVNALPTHLTAEDRLKMYPTCGNLPDLALRTLSEVSEYDRVRDVCNFAGYGDMFDNIERDTDGLIGLEDRFLMVEAKNNVQSYLQQFHYGIFYSYVKLKQLESRNIIWICECISQRQTDNVNAYIPIPLD; translated from the coding sequence atgtcgttgctcttcAACACCGAATGGGGCTACTTGGAAGGCATTACGCGGGGCTTTAAGAACGGCATGCTGAAACACTCGGACTACCTCGCCCTCACGCAATGCGAGTCCCTCGAAGACGTAATGATGAACATCCAGGGCACCGACTACGGCAACATCTTTTCCAACGATCGCAAGTTCAGTGTGGAGCTGATCGAAAAGCGGCTGGGGGAGAAGCTTCTTAATGAGTTCAACTACATCCGGGCCCACTCCACGGATCCATTGAGCTCGTTTCTCGAGTACATCCGCTATCCATACATGATCGACAACGTGGCCCTGCTGATCGCCGGCCTGAACAACAACCGTCCCATGAAAAGACTGCTCGAGATGTGCCATCCATTGGGCTACTTTGATCAATTGGCGGCCATTGAGGTGGCCATGAGCTCGGTGGAGCTCTTCAATGCCGTGCTCATCGACACGCCGCTGGCCAAATTTATTCCGCCCAACTTCCACGAGGAAACCTTTATCGAAATTGACGTCGAGATTGTCCGGGGCGTGCTCTACCGGTCCTATCTGGAGAGCTTTTACGCCTTCTGCAAAGGCCTGGGCGGGACCACGTCGAACGTGATGTGCAAGCTGTTGGGCTTCGAGGCGGACCGCCGGGTCATAACCATCACCGTAAACGCCCTGCCCACTCACCTGACAGCCGAAGATCGTCTGAAGATGTACCCCACCTGCGGAAATCTGCCCGATCTCGCGCTGCGGACCCTCTCGGAGGTCAGCGAATACGACCGGGTGCGCGATGTTTGCAACTTTGCGGGATACGGCGACATGTTCGATAACATCGAACGGGACACGGACGGACTGATCGGGCTCGAGGACCGATTCCTGATGGTGGAGGCCAAGAACAACGTGCAATCGTATCTGCAGCAGTTCCACTACGGCATATTCTACTCCTACGTGAAGCTGAAGCAGCTGGAGAGCCGCAACATCATCTGGATATGTGAGTGCATTTCGCAGCGTCAGACGGATAATGTCAATGCATATATTCCCATACCTTTGGATTGA